The following nucleotide sequence is from Bacteroidales bacterium.
TTATCCTGATGTAGTTATTAATACTGCTGCCATTACTAATGTTGATCAATGTGAAGAAAATAAAACAGAATGTTGGCAGGTTAATGTGGAGGCAGTAAAAAATTTGGTAGAAGTTTCAAATAAAATAAAATCTCATTTTATTCACCTTTCAACAGATTTTGTTTTTGATGGTGTTAAAGGATTATACAAAGAAAATGATATTCCTGCACCGGTAAGCTATTATGGTTATTCAAAATATGAAGCTGAAAAAATAGTTCAAAATTGTTCCGATAAATGGTCAATTATACGAACTGTACTGGTATATGGAATAACTAATGATATGTCACGGTCGAATATTGTTTTATGGGTAAAAAATTCATTAGAAAACGGAAAAAAAATAAGAGTTGTTGATGATCAGTACAGAACCCCGACATTAGCTGAAGACCTTGCAAAAGCTTGTTTTGAAGTTGCAAAAAGAAATAAGGAAGGAATTTTTCATGTTTCAGGGACAGATTATTTATCCATAATTGAAATAGCATATATAATTGCAGAATATTTTAATCTTGATAAATCGCTAATATCACCTGTTGCAAGTATTGAACTAAGCCAAAAAGGACGACGACCTTGTAAAACAGGTTTTGATATTCAAAAAGCGATCAGAGAATTGGATTTTCAACCGCTATCTTTTAAAAACGGATTGAGTTTTATTGAGGAACAATTATCGGATTTAT
It contains:
- a CDS encoding SDR family oxidoreductase: MKKILITGSNGLLGQKLVALISENKNYQLIATSKSFNKIKNEGNYIFELMDITNYSEVNYILQNYYPDVVINTAAITNVDQCEENKTECWQVNVEAVKNLVEVSNKIKSHFIHLSTDFVFDGVKGLYKENDIPAPVSYYGYSKYEAEKIVQNCSDKWSIIRTVLVYGITNDMSRSNIVLWVKNSLENGKKIRVVDDQYRTPTLAEDLAKACFEVAKRNKEGIFHVSGTDYLSIIEIAYIIAEYFNLDKSLISPVASIELSQKGRRPCKTGFDIQKAIRELDFQPLSFKNGLSFIEEQLSDL